Proteins found in one Triticum aestivum cultivar Chinese Spring chromosome 4D, IWGSC CS RefSeq v2.1, whole genome shotgun sequence genomic segment:
- the LOC123099752 gene encoding uncharacterized protein, with protein sequence MPHRARPMTGLLVFMGVNLVLLSTITPVYDFVCFHPYWDRRRERRQREREALQGNGSLETAK encoded by the exons ATGCCGCACCGCGCGCGGCCGATGACGGGGCTGCTGGTGTTCATGGGCGTCAACCTCGTCCTCCTCAGCACCATCACCCCCGTCTACGACTTCGTCTGCTTCCACCCCTACTGGGACCGCAGG AGAGAACGCCGTCAAAGGGAACGTGAAGCACTGCAAGGCAATGGTTCTCTAGAAACTGCAAAATAG
- the LOC123099753 gene encoding calcium-dependent protein kinase 25 — MGQCCAKGAGRAGDANSDPPPPPPAAPKVEPVASSSTASNGLAAPPAANAKPGKPPPPVGEVLGRAMEDVRTTYSIGKELGRGQFGVTHLCTHRSTGEKLACKTIAKRKLANKEDVEDVRREVQIMYHLSGQPNIVDLRGAYEDKHNVHLVMELCAGGELFDRIIAKGHYTERAAAALLRAIVGIVHTCHCMGVMHRDLKPENFLLLSKGEDSPLKATDFGLSVFFKEGEVFRDIVGSAYYIAPEVLKRRYGPEADIWSIGVMLYIFLAGVPPFWAENENAIFTAVLRGQVDFNGDPWPNISSGAKDLVKKMLNINPKERLTAFQVLNHPWIKEDGDAPDTPLDNVVLNRLKQFRAMNQFKKAALRVIAGCLSEEEIRGLKEMFKNIDKDNSGTITLEELKNGLAKQGTKLSDNEIEQLMQAADADGNGLIDYEEFVTATVHMNKMHREEHLYTAFQFFDKDNSGYITRDELEQALKEKGMYDAKEIKEIISEADTDNDGRIDYSEFVAMMKKGAGSTEPTNPKKRRDLVLE; from the exons ATGGGCCAATGCTGCGCCAAGGGTGCCGGGCGCGCCGGCGACGCCAACtcggacccgccgccgcccccgcccgcaGCCCCAAAGGTGGAGCCCGTCGCGTCGTCGTCGACCGCCAGCAACGGCCTCGCAGCGCCGCCGGCCGCCAATGCCAAGCCGGGCAAGCCGCCGCCCCCCGTGGGCGAGGTGCTCGGCCGCGCCATGGAGGACGTGCGCACCACCTACTCCATCGGCAAGGAGCTCGGGCGCGGCCAGTTCGGCGTGACCCACCTGTGCACGCACCGCTCCACCGGCGAGAAGCTGGCGTGCAAGACCATCGCCAAGCGGAAGCTGGCCAACAAGGAGGACGTGGAGGACGTCCGGCGCGAGGTGCAGATCATGTACCACCTCTCCGGCCAGCCCAACATCGTCGACCTCCGGGGCGCCTACGAGGACAAGCACAACGTGCACCTCGTCATGGAGCTctgcgccggcggcgagctcttcgaCCGGATCATCGCCAAGGGCCACTACACGGAGCGGGCGGCCGCCGCGCTGCTCCGGGCCATCGTCGGCATCGTCCACACATGCCACTGCATGGGGGTGATGCACCGGGACCTCAAGCCGGAGAACTTCCTCCTGCTCAGCAAAGGGGAAGACTCGCCGCTCAAGGCCACCGACTTCGGCCTCTCCGTCTTCTTCAAGGAAGGCGAGGTGTTCAGGGACATCGTCGGCAGCGCCTACTACATCGCGCCGGAGGTGCTCAAGCGGCGCTACGGCCCCGAGGCTGACATCTGGAGTATCGGCGTCATGCTCTACATCTTCCTCGCCGGCGTCCCGCCATTCTGGGCGGAGAACGAGAACGCCATCTTCACCGCCGTCCTGCGCGGGCAGGTCGACTTCAACGGCGATCCATGGCCAAACATCTCCTCTGGCGCCAAGGATCTTGTCAAGAAGATGCTCAACATCAACCCCAAGGAGAGGCTCACGGCCTTCCAAGTCCTCA ATCACCCATGGATCAAAGAAGACGGAGACGCACCCGATACGCCGCTCGACAATGTCGTTCTCAACAGGCTGAAGCAATTCAGGGCCATGAACCAGTTCAAGAAAGCTGCGCTGAGG GTTATAGCTGGGTGCTTATCGGAAGAGGAGATCAGGGGGCTCAAGGAGATGTTCAAGAACATCGACAAAGATAACAGCGGCACGATCACGCTCGAAGAGCTCAAGAACGGGCTAGCAAAGCAGGGCACAAAGCTGTCAGACAATGAAATTGAGCAACTCATGCAAGCA GCTGATGCAGATGGCAATGGATTGATTGACTACGAGGAGTTTGTCACCGCGACAGTTcacatgaacaagatgcatagagaGGAGCACCTATACACAGCATTCCAGTTCTTCGACAAGGATAACAGTGG GTACATAACAAGAGATGAGCTCGAGCAAGCCTTGAAGGAGAAGGGAATGTATGATGCCAAAGAGATCAAGGAGATCATCTCAGAGGCTGACACTGACAAT GATGGGAGGATAGATTATTCAGAATTTGTGGCGATGATGAAGAAAGGAGCAGGCAGCACCGAGCCAACGAACCCAAAGAAGAGGAGAGATCTAGTTCTAGAGTGA
- the LOC123096556 gene encoding L-aminoadipate-semialdehyde dehydrogenase-phosphopantetheinyl transferase, with the protein MEEEHSGGVRRRWLVDVARWSPSPTQFQAAAALLPPHHRHAIARFVKEEDRKRALLSRLLQYSLVHRVLGIPFHQIHIYRTTEGKPYLENGPPAFKNFNFNTSHQGDYVGIASELLCLVGLDIVCISKPQGETTVEFLKNFSSYLTGHEWNCIGRAAGSIEMLTEFYRYWCLKEAFVKAVGAGVGFGLHRLEFHHVEWSNISVYIDGIESRKWRFCLFKLDEMHLASIAKGHPEDAIHSFKTTLSNVVVEEEEFYAALEIPEETFTLQTVEQLTQL; encoded by the exons ATGGAGGAGGAGCacagcggcggggtgcggcggagGTGGCTCGTCGACGTCGCCCGCTGGAGCCCCTCCCCGACGCAGTTCCAAGCCGCGGCTGCCCTCCTGCCGCCGCACCACCGCCATGCCATCGCCAG GTTTGTCAAGGAGGAAGACAGGAAACGAGCGCTCCTCAGCCGGCTGCTCCAGTACTCGCTTGTGCACCGTGTTCTTGGCATCCCATTCCACCAAATTCACATATACCGAACAACTGAAGGGAAGCCGTATCTG GAGAATGGCCCTCCGGCCTTCAAAAACTTCAATTTCAACACGTCGCATCAGGGTGACTACGTCGGCATAGCATCAGAGCTGCTTTGCCTTGTTGGCCTTGATATTGTGTGTATCTCTAAGCCTCAGGGAGAAACCACCGTGGAATTCCTTAAGAACTTCTCTTCGTACCTCACTGGCCATGAGTGGAACTGCATTGGTCGCGCTGCCGGCTCCATTGAGATGTTAACAGAGTTCTACAG GTACTGGTGTCTCAAAGAAGCATTTGTTAAAGCTGTAGGCGCTGGTGTTGGATTTGGGCTGCATCGCTTGGAATTCCACCATGTTGAATGGAGTAACATCTCTGTCTACATTGACGGGATAGAGTCTAGGAAATGGAGGTTCTGCCTTTTCAAGCTTGATGAAATGCATTTG GCGTCCATAGCGAAAGGGCATCCGGAGGATGCTATACACAGCTTCAAGACAACGTTGTCTAATGTGGTTGTTGAGGAAGAAGAATTTTATGCTGCACTAGAGATCCCAGAAGAAACTTTCACGCTACAGACAGTGGAGCAACTTACACAATTATAA